A genomic region of Alicyclobacillus sp. SO9 contains the following coding sequences:
- a CDS encoding ABC transporter permease, translating into MRVFALVARIWHQFLHDKRTIALMLLAPILILTLISLVFNGNTYHPKIGVVNVPPPIKQSLIQQKVQVSSYATAKNAMEALKSQRLDAYISGGDGRPTVVLEGSDPSKNKAVILTVQKSLQILSGNSASQVLPKIQYLYGSGDMSSFDNFGPVLIGFFAFFFVFLVAGISFLKERTTGTLERLIATPIRRWEIVAGYVVGFGVFTAIQAILIAWFSVDVLGMMMNGQLVSLLVVTLLLSMSALTLGIFLSSFANSEFEMMQFIPLVIVPQVFFSGLLNMDSMATWLRWLSKLMPLYYGADAMRNIMIRGQGLLSLKRDLIVLLAFSVVFMTLNVIALRKYRKV; encoded by the coding sequence ATGAGGGTATTCGCACTGGTTGCACGCATCTGGCATCAGTTTTTGCACGACAAGCGAACAATCGCCCTGATGCTTCTCGCGCCGATTCTTATCTTGACCTTGATTTCACTTGTCTTCAATGGCAACACGTATCATCCCAAAATCGGTGTTGTAAACGTTCCACCCCCCATCAAGCAAAGCTTGATTCAGCAAAAGGTACAGGTATCGTCCTACGCAACTGCTAAGAATGCCATGGAAGCCCTGAAGTCTCAACGGCTAGATGCTTACATCAGTGGCGGTGACGGCAGACCAACTGTTGTGTTGGAGGGCAGCGATCCTTCCAAAAACAAAGCAGTAATTCTTACTGTGCAAAAATCGCTGCAGATCCTCTCTGGAAACTCGGCGTCACAAGTACTGCCAAAAATACAGTACTTGTACGGGTCTGGTGACATGTCCTCTTTTGACAACTTTGGACCTGTGCTGATTGGCTTTTTTGCCTTCTTCTTTGTCTTTCTTGTTGCAGGAATTTCTTTTCTCAAAGAAAGAACCACAGGCACCTTAGAGCGCCTCATCGCCACACCCATTCGGCGATGGGAAATCGTCGCCGGGTACGTCGTGGGATTTGGTGTGTTCACTGCCATTCAAGCGATTTTAATTGCCTGGTTTTCAGTAGACGTGCTCGGTATGATGATGAACGGGCAACTCGTCTCATTGCTTGTCGTGACGCTGCTTCTGTCTATGAGCGCCCTCACATTAGGCATCTTTCTATCTTCCTTTGCAAACTCCGAGTTTGAGATGATGCAGTTTATTCCGCTCGTTATCGTTCCTCAGGTTTTCTTTTCCGGGCTGCTGAATATGGATAGCATGGCGACGTGGCTTAGATGGTTAAGCAAACTGATGCCGCTGTACTATGGAGCAGATGCCATGAGGAACATTATGATTCGAGGACAGGGCCTTCTCTCTTTGAAAAGGGATCTGATTGTTTTGCTGGCATTTTCAGTTGTTTTTATGACACTAAACGTCATCGCGCTACGTAAATACCGAAAAGTGTAG